One stretch of Janibacter limosus DNA includes these proteins:
- a CDS encoding CHRD domain-containing protein → MRTSRIATIAATAALVGLPLLASPASAQGHEGGELTATLTQLNDSGASGTAWAKVTGNQVEIKLDTKGLLPGAPHAQHIHIGGTNSCPSNDQKGSGFEGALQTSDAVDQYGAVKVSLTQDPGKTDASAALDVANFPTGATNSYSRTVTVDDAIAKQIAAGDGVVVVHGVDHDGSGKYDGSVKSDLDPKLPSEATDPAACGELNVAQMNMPQGGVETGGSDTAGTEYAGGFALGALALGLGGVGFAATRRIKTNR, encoded by the coding sequence ATGCGCACCTCACGAATCGCCACCATCGCCGCAACCGCCGCCCTGGTCGGTCTGCCCCTGCTCGCGAGCCCCGCCAGTGCGCAAGGGCACGAGGGCGGTGAGCTGACGGCCACGCTGACCCAGCTCAACGACTCCGGCGCCTCGGGCACCGCGTGGGCCAAGGTCACCGGCAACCAGGTCGAGATCAAGCTCGACACCAAGGGCCTGCTCCCCGGCGCCCCCCACGCCCAGCACATCCACATCGGTGGCACCAACAGCTGCCCGAGCAATGACCAGAAGGGCAGCGGCTTCGAGGGCGCGCTGCAGACCAGTGACGCGGTCGACCAGTACGGCGCGGTCAAGGTCTCGCTGACCCAGGACCCGGGCAAGACCGACGCGTCGGCGGCCCTGGACGTGGCCAACTTCCCGACCGGAGCCACCAACTCCTACTCGCGCACGGTCACTGTCGATGACGCAATCGCCAAGCAGATCGCCGCGGGCGACGGTGTCGTCGTCGTCCACGGTGTCGACCACGACGGCTCGGGCAAGTACGACGGCAGCGTCAAGTCCGACCTCGACCCGAAGCTGCCCTCCGAGGCCACCGACCCGGCAGCCTGCGGTGAGCTCAACGTCGCCCAGATGAACATGCCGCAGGGCGGCGTCGAGACCGGTGGCTCCGACACCGCCGGTACCGAGTACGCCGGTGGGTTCGCCCTCGGTGCACTGGCCCTGGGCCTGGGTGGTGTCGGCTTCGCCGCCACCCGTCGCATCAAGACCAACCGCTGA
- a CDS encoding multicopper oxidase family protein: protein MSLSRRQLFALSGGIVSGVGLTACGLVLTAPGGSTGALLPSRVPLPSPFVTELPRLTSLRPDGAGKARVTVRRKGIEILPGYTTEIAGYDGTFPGPTIEATKGEPLNLTVRNEIDVPIVNHLHGGVVPPQGDGYPTDFVRPDQEREYRYPLDQRAATLWYHDHAMDLTGPNVYAGLAGAFVLRDPAEEDLGLPRGERELTLVITDRSFGEDAELVYPVSEGVIDHRYHGGLLGDVMLVNGAPWPHFDVDAARYRLRILNACNARRLELALDGGFGQGTEIVQVGTDQGLLTRPHRRSTLTLAPAERADVVVDFTEHAVGSQISLVNRLDERAMGQVMRFDVARRAGDDSHVPERLSTIERLDPASVVTTRDFHLSLGTRLGQGGSHSSHGSAGGGSGDGGGLAMWSINGRPYEPGVDIARPRLGTLERWRFTTDVHHPVHAHLVHFQVEQDGAPAWKDTVDVGPASRIELLVPIVGYRGRYVLHCHNLEHEDRMMMADFSVV from the coding sequence ATGAGCCTGTCCCGTCGCCAGCTGTTCGCCCTCTCGGGAGGCATCGTCTCCGGGGTCGGCCTCACCGCGTGCGGCCTCGTCCTGACCGCTCCCGGTGGCTCGACCGGGGCGCTGCTGCCGAGCAGGGTGCCGCTGCCCTCCCCCTTCGTCACGGAGCTGCCGCGGCTGACCTCCCTTCGTCCTGATGGCGCAGGAAAGGCGCGGGTCACGGTGCGGCGCAAGGGGATCGAGATCCTCCCCGGCTACACCACGGAGATCGCCGGGTACGACGGCACCTTCCCGGGACCCACGATCGAAGCGACGAAGGGGGAGCCCCTCAACCTCACCGTGCGCAACGAGATCGACGTCCCGATCGTCAACCACCTGCACGGCGGCGTGGTCCCGCCCCAGGGCGACGGCTACCCGACCGACTTCGTGCGGCCGGACCAGGAGCGGGAGTACCGCTACCCGCTCGACCAGCGCGCGGCCACGCTCTGGTACCACGACCACGCGATGGACCTGACGGGTCCCAATGTCTACGCGGGCCTGGCCGGGGCCTTCGTCCTGCGTGACCCGGCCGAGGAGGACCTCGGGCTGCCACGCGGCGAGCGCGAGCTGACCCTCGTTATCACCGACCGGTCCTTCGGCGAGGATGCGGAGCTCGTCTACCCGGTGAGCGAAGGGGTCATCGACCACCGCTACCACGGGGGGCTGCTCGGCGACGTCATGCTCGTCAACGGCGCACCGTGGCCGCACTTCGACGTCGACGCCGCGCGCTACCGGTTGCGGATCCTCAACGCCTGCAACGCGCGTCGGCTCGAGCTGGCGCTCGACGGTGGCTTCGGGCAGGGCACCGAGATCGTGCAGGTCGGCACAGACCAGGGCCTGCTCACGCGCCCGCACCGGCGCTCCACCCTCACCCTCGCACCGGCCGAGCGAGCTGATGTGGTCGTCGACTTCACCGAGCACGCGGTCGGGTCGCAGATCTCGCTCGTCAACCGCTTGGACGAGAGGGCGATGGGCCAGGTCATGCGCTTCGACGTGGCGCGGCGGGCCGGGGACGACTCGCACGTGCCCGAGCGACTGTCGACGATCGAGCGGCTCGACCCGGCCTCGGTGGTGACGACCCGTGACTTCCACCTCTCGCTCGGCACGCGCCTGGGGCAGGGCGGCTCGCACTCCTCGCACGGCAGTGCGGGCGGCGGATCCGGCGACGGTGGGGGCCTGGCGATGTGGTCGATCAACGGACGCCCCTATGAGCCGGGTGTCGACATCGCGCGACCTCGCCTCGGGACCCTGGAGCGGTGGCGCTTCACGACCGATGTGCACCACCCGGTGCACGCGCACCTCGTGCACTTCCAGGTGGAGCAGGACGGGGCGCCGGCGTGGAAGGACACCGTGGACGTCGGGCCGGCTTCGCGGATCGAGCTGTTGGTCCCGATCGTGGGCTACCGAGGGCGGTATGTCCTGCACTGCCACAACCTCGAGCACGAGGACCGGATGATGATGGCGGACTTCTCGGTGGTGTGA
- a CDS encoding SRPBCC family protein, translated as MPLTDVTTDLDTRTLTMTCDFPVTPERLWQVWADPRQLEQWWGPETYPATVTEHDLTPGGFVKYHMTSPEGEKFPGGWEVIAVDAPHRLELRDFFADADGNPVASAPENQMVIEITATDTGARMVNTSTWESAEDMQKVLDMGVVEGSTSAVSQLDALLAA; from the coding sequence ATGCCCCTCACCGACGTCACCACCGACCTCGACACCCGCACCCTCACCATGACCTGCGACTTCCCGGTCACCCCCGAACGCCTCTGGCAGGTGTGGGCTGACCCGCGCCAGCTCGAGCAGTGGTGGGGCCCCGAGACCTACCCGGCCACCGTCACCGAGCACGACCTGACGCCCGGCGGCTTCGTGAAGTACCACATGACCAGCCCCGAGGGGGAGAAGTTCCCCGGCGGCTGGGAGGTCATCGCCGTCGATGCACCCCACCGCCTCGAGCTGCGCGACTTCTTCGCCGACGCCGACGGCAACCCCGTGGCGTCCGCGCCGGAAAACCAGATGGTCATCGAGATCACCGCGACCGACACCGGCGCCCGGATGGTCAACACCTCGACGTGGGAGTCCGCCGAGGACATGCAGAAGGTCCTCGACATGGGCGTCGTCGAGGGCTCCACCTCTGCAGTGAGCCAGCTCGACGCGCTGCTGGCCGCCTGA
- a CDS encoding MerR family transcriptional regulator — protein sequence MTKIARLSQTGLMEALTVGQVAETFGVTVRTLHHYDEVGLLHPSERTGAGYRLYTAGDLERLSTIVVYRRLGFSLEEIGELLDGADVVEHLRRQRDLVTTRLAEMSDLVAAIDRRLEAEMDNKPATTEDLKELFGDGYNEEYRAEAQQRWGDTDKWAQSQERTKDMTPAQWAEVKAETEGFESDLGAAVRAGTPVDGDAAAALAERHRASIARFYDCDHEFQVCLAQMYLSDPRFTAHYEDIEPGTAQWLHDAIVSNAANAG from the coding sequence ATGACCAAGATCGCGCGGCTGTCGCAGACTGGCCTCATGGAGGCGCTCACGGTGGGACAGGTGGCCGAGACCTTCGGCGTGACGGTGCGGACGCTGCACCACTACGACGAGGTCGGGCTGCTGCACCCGAGCGAGCGCACCGGTGCGGGCTACCGGCTCTACACCGCCGGCGACCTGGAGCGGCTCAGCACGATCGTCGTCTACCGACGGTTGGGCTTCTCCCTCGAGGAGATCGGTGAGCTGCTCGACGGCGCCGACGTCGTCGAGCACCTGCGGCGACAGCGCGATCTGGTCACGACGAGGTTGGCGGAGATGTCCGACCTCGTGGCAGCGATCGACCGACGACTGGAGGCAGAGATGGACAACAAGCCGGCCACGACCGAGGACCTCAAGGAGCTCTTCGGCGACGGCTACAACGAGGAGTACCGGGCCGAGGCGCAGCAGCGCTGGGGTGACACCGACAAGTGGGCCCAGTCCCAGGAGCGGACCAAGGACATGACCCCCGCGCAGTGGGCGGAGGTCAAGGCCGAGACCGAGGGCTTCGAGTCCGACCTCGGTGCCGCTGTCCGCGCCGGGACGCCGGTCGACGGCGACGCCGCGGCCGCCCTCGCCGAGCGCCACCGGGCGAGCATCGCGCGCTTCTACGACTGCGACCACGAGTTCCAGGTCTGCCTGGCGCAGATGTACCTCTCGGACCCGCGGTTCACCGCGCACTACGAGGACATCGAGCCCGGCACCGCCCAGTGGCTGCACGACGCGATCGTGAGCAACGCGGCCAACGCCGGCTGA
- a CDS encoding DUF5701 family protein, translated as MTTDAAARTARLVELGVPALAGLTDAAFADLVPDALEGGGVLVVHPSLVAAADLAPLLALGGTPGFVVEDLTDLAEFVPIDGEVVPDAPLYWITDLERGDEMGNWSPDEALPAIRERGRHPLTVSEGISWLLQEPGRLERNRCFMTIASRKPRAKGAGLDSRTPALWISNGTGRDGAARKGAPKVGWCWAGNRHTWLGFASAAARAANAG; from the coding sequence ATGACCACCGATGCCGCCGCCCGGACCGCCCGACTCGTCGAGCTCGGGGTGCCTGCCCTCGCGGGCCTCACCGACGCCGCCTTCGCCGACCTCGTCCCCGACGCCCTGGAGGGCGGTGGCGTGCTGGTGGTCCACCCTTCGCTCGTCGCGGCCGCAGACCTCGCGCCGCTGCTGGCTCTCGGGGGCACGCCCGGTTTCGTCGTCGAGGACCTGACGGACCTCGCGGAGTTCGTGCCGATCGACGGTGAGGTCGTGCCCGACGCGCCGCTGTACTGGATCACCGACCTCGAGCGCGGCGACGAGATGGGCAACTGGTCGCCCGACGAGGCGCTGCCCGCGATCCGCGAGCGCGGGCGCCACCCCCTCACCGTGAGCGAGGGGATCAGCTGGCTGTTGCAGGAGCCGGGACGGCTCGAGCGCAACCGCTGCTTCATGACGATCGCCTCGCGCAAGCCCAGGGCGAAGGGAGCCGGACTGGACTCGCGGACCCCGGCCCTGTGGATCAGCAACGGCACCGGCCGCGACGGCGCGGCGCGCAAGGGCGCCCCCAAGGTCGGGTGGTGCTGGGCGGGCAACCGGCACACCTGGCTCGGCTTCGCCTCGGCAGCCGCGCGCGCAGCCAACGCTGGCTGA
- a CDS encoding YciI family protein, with product MKFVILIHSTPEPWGHPTGDFVAEHQALPQEQRDDMNAHFDQVLTQLQEAGELVGGEALGDPRSSTLFRWADGDPIASDGPYAETKEQFAGFFLIDVASRERAEEIAFHFAGPGETIELRPTMWPGGDEQ from the coding sequence GTGAAGTTCGTCATCCTCATCCACTCCACCCCCGAGCCGTGGGGGCACCCCACCGGTGACTTCGTCGCCGAGCACCAGGCCCTGCCGCAGGAGCAGCGCGACGACATGAACGCGCACTTCGACCAGGTGCTCACCCAGCTGCAGGAAGCCGGTGAGCTCGTCGGCGGTGAGGCCCTCGGCGACCCGCGCAGCTCCACGCTCTTCCGCTGGGCTGACGGCGACCCGATCGCCTCCGACGGTCCCTACGCGGAGACCAAGGAGCAGTTCGCCGGGTTCTTCCTCATCGACGTCGCCAGCCGTGAGCGAGCCGAGGAGATCGCCTTCCACTTCGCCGGCCCCGGCGAGACGATCGAGCTGCGTCCGACCATGTGGCCGGGCGGCGACGAGCAGTGA
- a CDS encoding putative quinol monooxygenase, giving the protein MSVTKGLLVRFDALPGKEDDVKEFLDSGRALVEQEPATTAWFAIRLGPSSFGIFDVFPDDAGRDAHLSGPVAVALGEQTGALFSEPTIEKLDVLGSKLPA; this is encoded by the coding sequence ATGAGTGTGACCAAGGGATTGCTGGTCAGGTTCGACGCGCTGCCCGGCAAGGAGGACGACGTGAAGGAGTTCCTTGACAGCGGCCGTGCGCTTGTTGAGCAAGAGCCGGCGACCACCGCGTGGTTCGCGATCCGCCTCGGGCCCTCCTCCTTCGGGATCTTCGACGTGTTCCCCGATGACGCCGGACGTGACGCTCACCTGTCCGGCCCTGTTGCGGTAGCTCTCGGCGAGCAGACCGGTGCGTTGTTCTCCGAGCCGACGATCGAGAAGCTCGACGTGTTGGGCTCCAAACTTCCCGCCTGA
- a CDS encoding type 1 glutamine amidotransferase domain-containing protein, with protein MAADLQGKRVAILAADGVERVELEQPREALDKAGARTEVLSVDEGEIQARDNDLDPAGTFGVDGLVAEASVADYDALVLPGGTVNPDKLRVDEDAVAFVRDFVESGKPVAAICHGPWTLIEAGVATGRTLTSFPSIRTDLRNAGANVVDQEVVVDKNLITSRSPEDLPAFSVAIVSQLAGTTTKEEEKS; from the coding sequence ATGGCAGCAGATCTGCAGGGCAAGAGAGTCGCGATCCTCGCCGCGGACGGGGTCGAGCGCGTCGAACTCGAGCAACCCCGCGAGGCTCTGGACAAGGCCGGCGCTCGGACCGAGGTCCTCTCGGTCGATGAGGGCGAGATCCAGGCCCGCGACAACGACCTGGATCCGGCGGGGACGTTCGGCGTCGACGGGCTGGTGGCTGAGGCCTCGGTGGCCGACTACGACGCCTTGGTGCTTCCGGGCGGCACGGTGAACCCCGACAAGCTCCGGGTCGACGAGGACGCTGTCGCCTTCGTCCGGGACTTCGTCGAGAGCGGCAAGCCGGTGGCGGCGATCTGTCACGGACCGTGGACGTTGATCGAGGCCGGCGTGGCCACCGGTCGCACCTTGACGTCCTTCCCGAGCATCCGCACGGATCTGCGCAATGCCGGCGCGAACGTCGTTGACCAGGAGGTCGTGGTCGACAAGAATCTCATCACCAGCCGCTCGCCGGAGGACCTACCGGCGTTCTCCGTGGCGATCGTGTCCCAACTCGCGGGCACCACGACAAAGGAAGAGGAGAAGTCATGA
- a CDS encoding ArsR/SmtB family transcription factor yields the protein MTPSDEDRADAFFHALADSTRRDILRRVMAGEHSVSALAAQYPMSFAAVQKHVAVLERAGLITKRRSGRESLASGDVEAVRAVGAMLTELEDVWRGRVKGIDALLAQDTSTDTTT from the coding sequence ATGACACCGAGCGACGAGGACCGGGCAGACGCCTTCTTCCACGCGCTCGCCGACAGCACCAGGCGCGACATCCTGCGCCGGGTGATGGCGGGGGAGCACTCGGTGTCTGCCCTGGCCGCGCAGTACCCGATGAGCTTCGCCGCCGTGCAGAAGCACGTGGCGGTGCTCGAGCGGGCGGGGCTGATCACCAAGCGCCGCAGCGGACGCGAGTCCCTGGCGAGCGGAGACGTCGAGGCCGTGCGAGCGGTCGGCGCGATGCTCACCGAGCTCGAGGACGTGTGGCGTGGACGGGTCAAGGGCATCGACGCCCTCCTGGCCCAGGACACCAGCACCGACACCACCACCTGA
- a CDS encoding phytanoyl-CoA dioxygenase family protein, translating to MTTTSTPFARLRQADCRVEDLAALLADQSDPDLAFTERVEQQVPIYDAARLRAAIATDEGCAAVESELAAVLADGPGIFVITGALSHPVLDRVSAAFEEIIATERAAGGEVGDHFAAGGVNDRIWNALEKLAVAHPEDFVDYYADDLVALAARSWLGPGYQVTSQVNIVNPGGVGQTVHRDYHLGFTSPEVTERYPRHVHALSPVLTLQGAIAHCDMPIETGPTLYLPHSQKYPPGYLAYWLPEFQDYFTEHHVQLPLAKGDVVFFNPALFHAAGSNTTGDVRRMANLLQISSAFGRAMESVDRERIVTAIYPALLSRSTAGVDVSHAVAASAEGYAFPTNLDRDQPVDGMSPPSQADIVREALAEGAAPADLATRLAAHSTRRTTQED from the coding sequence ATGACGACGACGTCCACCCCCTTCGCCCGGCTGCGGCAGGCCGACTGCCGCGTGGAGGACCTGGCGGCGCTGCTGGCCGACCAGAGCGACCCCGACCTGGCCTTCACCGAGCGCGTCGAGCAGCAGGTGCCGATCTACGACGCGGCGCGCCTGCGCGCGGCGATCGCGACCGACGAGGGCTGTGCCGCCGTGGAGTCCGAGCTCGCGGCGGTCCTCGCCGACGGTCCCGGGATCTTCGTCATCACCGGCGCGCTCTCGCACCCCGTCCTCGACCGCGTGTCCGCGGCCTTCGAGGAGATCATCGCGACCGAGCGGGCGGCCGGCGGCGAGGTCGGCGACCACTTCGCGGCCGGCGGCGTCAACGACCGCATCTGGAACGCGCTCGAGAAGCTGGCGGTCGCCCACCCCGAGGACTTCGTCGACTACTACGCCGACGACCTGGTCGCGCTCGCCGCGCGGTCGTGGCTCGGCCCCGGCTACCAGGTGACCAGCCAGGTCAACATCGTCAACCCCGGCGGCGTCGGGCAGACCGTGCACCGCGACTACCACCTCGGCTTCACCTCGCCCGAGGTCACCGAGCGCTACCCGCGGCACGTGCACGCCCTCTCGCCCGTGCTCACCCTCCAAGGCGCGATCGCCCACTGCGACATGCCGATCGAGACCGGGCCGACCCTCTACCTGCCCCACTCGCAGAAGTACCCGCCCGGCTACCTCGCCTACTGGCTCCCGGAGTTCCAGGACTACTTCACCGAGCACCACGTGCAGCTGCCGCTGGCGAAGGGGGATGTCGTCTTCTTCAACCCCGCCCTCTTCCACGCGGCCGGGTCCAACACCACGGGCGATGTGCGCCGGATGGCCAACCTCCTGCAGATCAGCTCCGCCTTCGGCCGGGCCATGGAGTCGGTCGACCGGGAGCGGATCGTCACCGCGATCTACCCGGCGCTCCTGTCCCGCAGCACCGCTGGGGTGGACGTGAGCCACGCCGTCGCCGCGAGCGCCGAGGGCTACGCCTTCCCGACCAACCTCGACCGGGACCAGCCCGTCGACGGGATGTCACCCCCTTCGCAGGCCGACATCGTCCGCGAGGCGCTCGCCGAGGGCGCCGCGCCGGCGGACCTCGCCACCCGCTTGGCCGCCCACTCCACCCGCCGCACCACCCAGGAGGACTAG
- a CDS encoding class F sortase: MDSPVHGLGLDAQGRLMVPSGDRYDEVAWYDGSPTPGEVGPAVLEGHVTGSGQDPSVFFELGATRSGDLVEVDRADGSTATFEVTDVRMYPKADFPRVDVYGATAGPELRIITCGGSYDSSARRHLDNVVVFAKLVEG, translated from the coding sequence GTGGACTCACCGGTCCACGGACTCGGTCTGGACGCGCAGGGCCGGCTGATGGTGCCGTCGGGGGACCGCTACGACGAGGTCGCCTGGTACGACGGGTCGCCCACGCCGGGTGAGGTGGGACCGGCGGTCCTCGAGGGACACGTCACCGGGTCCGGCCAGGATCCCTCCGTCTTCTTCGAGCTGGGGGCGACGAGGTCGGGGGACCTGGTCGAGGTGGACCGCGCGGACGGCAGCACGGCGACCTTCGAGGTCACCGACGTGCGCATGTACCCGAAGGCCGACTTCCCGCGCGTCGACGTGTACGGCGCGACGGCGGGACCTGAGCTGCGGATCATCACCTGCGGTGGCAGCTATGACAGCTCCGCCCGTCGCCACCTCGACAATGTGGTCGTCTTCGCCAAGCTCGTGGAGGGCTGA
- a CDS encoding RNA polymerase sigma factor, which yields MSDEDVWREHTADVLAALVRRSGDFGACEDAVQEALLAAAQQWPVDGTPDDPKAWLVRVASRRLIDAHRSTTSRERREEAQSSSAAALLDAPAVPAEDDTLRMCMLCAHPDLSDASRVALTLRAVAGLTTAQVAACFLVPEATMAQRISRAKATIRGSEAPFAPPTQEDAVARLHAVRHVVYLVFTAGHTTAAGDRLVDTDLQREALRLAERLHRALPRDPETAGLLALLLIDHARTAARQDAAGDLIPLDAQDRTRWDHAAIARGVALVEEALTRGAVGPFQLQAAIAAVHGEATTADETDWPQIEVLYRMLLRIAPSPMVELNLAAAVGMSQGPAAGLAALEPLLDDPLLARGHRVHAVRAHLLERAGRREEAASAYLLAASRTQSIPEQRYLNRRAAVSQDSRVTR from the coding sequence GTGAGCGATGAGGATGTCTGGCGGGAGCACACCGCCGACGTCCTCGCCGCGCTCGTGCGCCGCAGCGGCGACTTCGGGGCCTGCGAGGACGCGGTCCAGGAGGCGCTGCTCGCCGCGGCCCAGCAGTGGCCGGTCGACGGGACCCCGGACGACCCCAAGGCCTGGCTGGTCCGCGTGGCGTCCCGCCGGCTGATCGACGCCCACCGCAGCACCACCTCCCGGGAGCGAAGGGAGGAGGCCCAGTCCTCCTCTGCCGCAGCACTGCTCGACGCACCGGCCGTGCCGGCAGAAGACGACACGCTGCGTATGTGCATGCTCTGCGCCCATCCCGACCTGAGCGACGCCTCCCGCGTGGCGCTCACCCTGCGCGCCGTCGCCGGGCTGACGACGGCGCAGGTCGCGGCCTGCTTCCTCGTGCCCGAGGCGACCATGGCGCAGCGGATCAGTCGGGCCAAGGCGACGATCAGGGGGAGCGAGGCTCCCTTCGCCCCGCCGACGCAGGAGGACGCGGTGGCGCGGCTGCACGCCGTCCGGCACGTCGTCTACCTCGTCTTCACCGCCGGGCACACGACCGCGGCCGGCGACCGGCTCGTCGACACCGACCTGCAGCGCGAGGCGCTGCGGCTGGCCGAGCGGCTGCACCGTGCGTTGCCCCGCGACCCGGAGACCGCCGGCCTCCTCGCCCTGCTGCTCATCGACCACGCCCGCACCGCCGCCCGGCAGGACGCGGCCGGCGACCTCATCCCGCTCGACGCGCAGGACCGCACGCGCTGGGACCACGCCGCCATCGCCCGCGGGGTCGCCCTCGTCGAGGAGGCGCTGACCAGGGGAGCGGTCGGCCCCTTCCAGCTGCAGGCCGCGATCGCCGCCGTCCACGGGGAGGCCACCACGGCGGACGAGACCGACTGGCCGCAGATCGAGGTGCTCTACCGGATGCTGCTGCGCATCGCGCCGTCGCCGATGGTCGAGCTCAACCTCGCTGCGGCCGTGGGGATGTCGCAGGGTCCCGCTGCCGGACTGGCGGCCCTGGAGCCACTCCTCGACGACCCGCTCCTCGCGCGGGGCCACCGGGTCCACGCCGTGCGGGCGCACCTGCTGGAGCGGGCGGGGCGCCGGGAGGAGGCCGCTTCGGCATACCTGCTCGCCGCGAGCCGGACCCAGAGCATCCCCGAGCAGCGGTACCTCAACCGGCGGGCCGCTGTTTCCCAGGATTCTCGGGTGACCCGATAA
- a CDS encoding NAD(P)/FAD-dependent oxidoreductase, translating to MTGTDDDVATTRSPEVAVIGGGIVGLSTAYALREQGVPVRLYEAGVPGTGQSAGESRIFRHAHDDPRLVALARESRGVWDEWAEHFDVELVSSDGVVAIGDSALARLRVLDQVGGVEAHEIDAAELAQRMPLLAGYSGPAVLDESGGAIRTRTAITALAGALADAVTTAEVISIDPRADGTVEVRSVADRAVYSKVVVCAGRETARLARSVGLSLPVRLAAHVRLTFDVKAAAPARVACLQDSSGVFGEVGVYATPLPGNSSYSVGLSDTVGVRDDGTFIDPAAIGSLDERARDYVTRALPGLHPEPRDFLHCWVTDLPWSEDGVAVWEAGSVFFVAGHNLFKQAPALGRALARAATGGGLRGELTPEARLGEAQDTTCS from the coding sequence ATGACAGGAACTGACGACGACGTTGCCACGACGCGTTCACCCGAGGTAGCAGTGATCGGGGGCGGGATCGTCGGTCTGTCGACGGCGTACGCGCTGCGGGAGCAGGGCGTTCCGGTGCGCTTGTACGAGGCCGGTGTGCCCGGAACGGGTCAGTCCGCAGGCGAGTCGCGGATCTTCCGGCATGCCCACGACGACCCGCGACTCGTCGCTCTCGCGCGCGAAAGCCGCGGCGTATGGGATGAGTGGGCCGAACACTTCGACGTCGAGCTGGTCTCATCAGACGGTGTCGTGGCGATCGGCGACAGCGCCCTGGCGCGGCTGCGGGTGCTCGACCAGGTCGGCGGCGTGGAAGCGCACGAGATCGATGCAGCCGAGCTCGCCCAGCGAATGCCGCTGCTCGCTGGGTACTCGGGGCCAGCGGTGCTCGACGAGTCGGGCGGCGCGATCCGCACCCGCACCGCGATCACGGCACTCGCGGGTGCCCTCGCAGATGCCGTCACCACCGCCGAGGTCATCTCCATCGATCCCCGCGCCGATGGGACGGTCGAGGTGCGCAGCGTCGCCGACCGGGCTGTCTACTCCAAGGTCGTCGTGTGCGCCGGCCGCGAAACCGCCCGCCTGGCCCGCAGCGTCGGCCTGTCGCTGCCGGTTCGCCTTGCCGCACACGTCCGGCTGACCTTCGACGTGAAAGCCGCCGCCCCGGCACGAGTCGCGTGCCTGCAGGACAGCAGCGGCGTCTTCGGCGAAGTCGGCGTGTACGCGACGCCGCTACCGGGCAACAGCAGTTATTCGGTCGGACTCAGCGACACCGTCGGCGTCCGCGACGACGGAACGTTCATTGACCCTGCGGCGATTGGATCGCTGGACGAACGCGCACGCGACTACGTGACACGGGCGCTGCCCGGTCTCCACCCAGAGCCGCGCGACTTCCTTCACTGCTGGGTGACCGACCTCCCGTGGAGCGAGGACGGCGTGGCCGTGTGGGAGGCAGGCTCTGTCTTTTTTGTGGCCGGTCACAATCTGTTCAAGCAGGCACCTGCGCTGGGTCGCGCTCTTGCCCGGGCTGCGACCGGCGGCGGTCTCAGGGGCGAGCTCACGCCCGAAGCGCGCCTCGGCGAAGCCCAGGACACGACGTGCTCGTGA